A region from the Streptosporangium sp. NBC_01756 genome encodes:
- a CDS encoding class I SAM-dependent methyltransferase translates to MSEVRSVVARDDIFSRRIREQWTGQSGRRLDALIAGCGWPEPLQLELDEMEARVTGIDEDLPALRASTSARKDLDSWSLGDLRSVPVPPRAFDIVYVSFLLERIEHPELVLDRLLTGLRPGGLLLLQMRDRTSAYGTYDRLMPSALRRLLWRRFAPDGAVGPLPPCYGQITSREGMHSFCLTRGLMVTDDASATSGPALRGPLGGLVRTACSLLETLSRGRWPASRDEIIMVIRKPQSHFARLI, encoded by the coding sequence ATTCAGTCGGCGGATCCGCGAGCAGTGGACAGGGCAGTCAGGTCGGCGGCTCGACGCCCTGATCGCCGGGTGCGGGTGGCCCGAGCCGCTGCAGCTGGAGCTGGACGAGATGGAGGCGCGGGTCACCGGGATCGACGAGGACCTGCCGGCGCTGCGGGCCAGCACGTCCGCCCGCAAGGACCTGGACTCCTGGTCGCTGGGCGACCTGCGCTCGGTGCCGGTGCCGCCGAGGGCGTTCGACATCGTCTACGTGTCGTTCCTGCTGGAGCGGATCGAGCATCCCGAGCTGGTGCTCGACCGGCTGCTCACCGGCCTGCGACCGGGCGGGCTGCTGCTGCTTCAGATGCGTGACAGGACCTCCGCCTACGGGACGTACGACCGGCTGATGCCCTCGGCGCTACGACGGCTGCTGTGGCGCAGGTTCGCCCCGGACGGCGCCGTGGGGCCCCTGCCTCCTTGCTACGGGCAGATAACCTCACGGGAGGGGATGCACTCCTTCTGCCTGACCCGCGGGCTCATGGTGACCGACGACGCCTCCGCCACCAGCGGACCGGCGCTGCGCGGCCCGCTGGGCGGGCTGGTCCGCACCGCCTGCTCGCTGCTGGAGACCCTGTCCAGGGGGCGGTGGCCCGCCTCCCGCGATGAGATCATCATGGTGATCCGCAAGCCCCAGAGCCACTTCGCCCGGCTGATCTGA